The following coding sequences are from one Plectropomus leopardus isolate mb chromosome 10, YSFRI_Pleo_2.0, whole genome shotgun sequence window:
- the LOC121948905 gene encoding retinol dehydrogenase 7-like translates to MKYMSSFSKQESTDSLTTYLLEVILSHPALSCVLLLAALASIRWYIRDSYKVDGFNQKHVFITGCDSGFGNLLARQLDGKGFHVIAACLTERGAADLAAATSSRLKTLLLDVTDSTSIRRAVEFVSKEVGERGLWGLVNNAGRSIPIGPTEWMQLEDFKKVLDVNLIGLIDVTIQFLPLLKKSQGRVVNVASIMGRLSMTGGGYCLSKWGVEAFSDSLRRDMRPFGIQVSIIEPGFFKTAVTSLDGIEADLRRLWTRLPQDVKDSYGDAYFDEYLKAQGLSMAILCSPDLSKVTRCMELALTARFPRTRYGAGWDAKLFWIPLSYLPSFVSDFIVLGLLPALKDQRNSY, encoded by the exons ATG AAATACATGTCAAGTTTCTCCAAACAGGAGTCAACCGACAGTCTGACAACATATTTATTGGAG GTAATCCTGTCACACCCGGCCTTATCCTGTGTTTTACTTCTGGCTGCTCTCGCTAGCATCCGCTGGTACATCAGAGATTCCTACAAGGTTGATGGCTTCAACCAGAAGCATGTGTTCATCACAGGCTGTGACAGCGGCTTCGGGAATCTGCTGGCTCGGCAGCTGGATGGAAAAGGCTTCCACGTCATAGCTGCATGTctcacagagagaggagcagcagattTGGCAGCAGCGACCTCCTCCAGACTGAAGACCCTCCTGCTGGATGTTACAGACAGTACCAGCATCAGGAGAGCGGTGGAGTTTGTGAGCAAAGAGGTCGGAGAGCGAG GTCTGTGGGGTCTGGTGAATAATGCCGGCAGGTCGATACCCATCGGTCCAACAGAATGGATGCAGTTGGAGGACTTCAAGAAGGTTTTGGATGTGAATCTGATAGGCCTCATTGACGTGACAATCCAGTTTCTGCCCCTGCTGAAAAAGTCCCAAGGCAGGGTGGTTAATGTGGCCAGTATTATGGGCAGACTGTCTATGACTGGTGGAGGATACTGCCTGTCCAAATGGGGAGTGGAGGCCTTCTCCGACAGCCTCAG GAGGGACATGCGGCCCTTTGGCATACAAGTGAGCATCATCGAGCCTGGTTTCTTCAAGACAGCTGTTACCAGCCTGGATGGTATTGAAGCTGACCTGAGGAGGCTGTGGACCCGCCTCCCTCAAGATGTCAAAGACTCCTATGGAGACGCATATTTTGATGAAT ATTTGAAAGCTCAGGGGTTGTCCATGGCCATCTTGTGCAGTCCAGATCTCTCTAAGGTGACCAGGTGTATGGAGCTCGCACTGACAGCTCGTTTCCCACGCACACGTTACGGTGCAGGCTGGGatgccaagttgttttggaTCCCCCTGTCCTACCTCCCGTCATTTGTGTCGGACTTTATTGTCCTTGGGCTTCTTCCTGCACTTAAGGATCAAAGAAACAGCtactaa
- the LOC121948908 gene encoding retinol dehydrogenase 16-like, with protein sequence MYLYIPGLVASWLIYRWYKERKRVLHKEDKYVYITGCDTGFGNLLARHLDSQGFSVIAGCYTKEGEDELRKITSDRLTTVHLDVTDSVSVSRAAALIQTLVGHKGLWALVNNAGVAQPSGPTDWLTIDDYKSMLAVNLCGLIDVTLSVLPLIKKARGRVVNVSSVFGRVTPFGGPYCVTKYGVEGFNDSLRINMAPFGIKVACIEPGIFKTKVTDTTVMKNNVRRLWDRLPQDVKDDYGPDFLAASQAMLDQRFGMLMDSDLMKVVACMEHAVSAVHPRTRYSPGWDAKLFWLPVSYMPTCITDRLFQKTCPKFTPKVFAL encoded by the exons ATGTACTTGTATATCCCTGGACTGGTGGCTTCCTGGCTCATCTATCGTTGGtacaaggaaagaaaaagagtgcTCCACAAGGAAGATAAATATGTCTACATCACTGGCTGTGACACAGGGTTTGGAAATCTCCTTGCAAGACACCTGGACTCGCAGGGCTTCAGTGTGATTGCAGGTTGTTACACCAAGGAGGGTGAGGACGAGCTGAGGAAGATCACCTCCGACAGGCTGACGACAGTTCACCTGGACGTCACAGACTCTGTGAGTGTCAGCCGAGCAGCAGCTCTTATCCAGACTCTGGTTGGACACAAGG GTCTGTGGGCCCTGGTAAACAATGCTGGAGTCGCTCAGCCGTCTGGTCCCACTGACTGGCTCACCATAGACGACTACAAGAGCATGCTAGCTGTCAATCTGTGCGGTCTAATCGACGTAACACTGAGCGTCCTCCCTCTCATCAAGAAGGCCAGAGGCAGAGTGGTGAACGTCTCCAGTGTGTTTGGGCGAGTCACCCCATTCGGCGGCCCATACTGCGTTACCAAGTACGGAGTGGAGGGCTTCAACGACTCTCTGCG TATCAACATGGCACCGTTTGGAATCAAGGTTGCATGCATTGAGCCGGGcatcttcaaaacaaaagtgactGATACAACGGTGATGAAAAATAACGTGAGGAGGCTCTGGGACAGATTACCGCAGGATGTGAAGGACGACTACGGACCTGACTTCTTGGCAGCAT ctcAAGCAATGTTGGATCAAAGGTTTGGGATGTTGATGGACAGCGATCTGATGAAGGTGGTCGCCTGCATGGAGCACGCCGTGTCTGCTGTTCATCCTCGTACTCGCTACTCTCCTGGATGGGACGCAAAGCTCTTTTGGTTGCCTGTGTCTTACATGCCAACCTGCATCACTGAtagacttttccaaaaaacttGTCCCAAATTTACACCAAAAGTATTTGCACTTTAG